One genomic region from Bufo bufo chromosome 3, aBufBuf1.1, whole genome shotgun sequence encodes:
- the LOC120996498 gene encoding olfactory marker protein, translating to MASEASEIELTFKEDAQLTNCMRIRVLSLQQKNAKPQEGEKLLKPNEYIYRLDFTKQKLKFLWWKVHLKMPGKVMITGTSQHWTPDLTNLMTRQLLDPSAIFWKKSDDVEVQCSEADVQEFGERLCELAKIRKVMYFVLTFADGVEPGNVTCSIAFKA from the coding sequence ATGGCGAGTGAGGCATCAGAAATCGAGCTCACCTTCAAGGAGGACGCCCAGCTCACCAATTGCATGCGTATACGAGTCCTAAGCCTCCAGCAGAAGAACGCCAAGCCCCAAGAAGGCGAAAAGTTACTCAAACCCAACGAGTACATTTACCGGCTGGACTTCACCAAACAGAAGTTGaagtttttgtggtggaaggtccACCTTAAGATGCCCGGGAAGGTAATGATCACCGGAACGTCCCAACATTGGACTCCAGACCTCACCAACCTCATGACCAGACAGCTTCTGGATCCTTCAGCCATCTTCTGGAAAAAGAGTGATGATGTTGAGGTTCAGTGCAGCGAGGCAGACGTCCAAGAGTTcggggagaggttgtgtgagcTCGCCAAAATTCGGAAGGTTATGTACTTTGTCCTGACTTTTGCAGATGGCGTGGAACCGGGGAATGTCACTTGTTCGATTGCATTCAAAGCGTGA